Genomic window (Capsicum annuum cultivar UCD-10X-F1 chromosome 10, UCD10Xv1.1, whole genome shotgun sequence):
GGTATATGTTTATTTTATAAGCAAACTAGTTTTGCTTAGGGTAGTAATTTGGGGTGTCATCTTTCCTCTAAATTAATCTCTCTGTATATGTTTCCAACTTTAAGAAatttacagaaaaaaaaaaaagaaaaatagaaagaagcTCCATCCGATTTCACTCAATTCGTTACACTTTCAAAATTATGCACGAGACTCCGGCATATGTTAGCATTTTAACACACACCTATATATATGAGACTCCGGCATATGTTAGCATTTTAATACACACACATAACTAACATTGATCCATATCGaaaatactgagttttgatgaATTCGATACCAAGGGTTGTATCCGCCTTGCCAATAATTTTCGCAAAGAGTAACTTGCATATACTTGCATAACCAGTTTGGATAGATTAGAAAAAATTAGATAGTTAATTAAGAAAGGGCCGTCCATAATTCTTCATTGAGCCCGCTCAGTATGAGGATTCTAACCTTGAACTCGAAgatattttgttttttcaaaaaacaaatcCGAAAAGAGAGATCGAGATGATAGAGACTTGAAGAAgtaaaatagaaatcagatactAGCAATCTTGGttagaatttttcaaatttaaaatttcttgCAATGCGTTAGAAGCAGTTACAACTATTAATCTAGAGCCCACTTACTTAGAAAGGACTAGAATTTgaattcataaacttcaaattctgAATGTGGAATACAAGTGTGTCATGATGCTTTCTCCTAAAATGTAACTTACAAGTTACAAGATGCAAAAAAGTACATGTAAAGAATACTCGAACATGGAAGGAGCAAACCTCGTGGCATTGTTCTTCAACCACTAGCTACATAAAGGAGAAACATACTTATGGCTATACAGAAAGACTAAAGAAAGTAATCTTCAGTTTCTGTTTTTCGTGTTCATCGGTGCATGCAGAGTCTAAGATGATCTTACCAATCAATTGAACTTCTCAAAGTGAAAGAGGTGCTTCCTAACACGATAAACATGTATACTGTATAGCGTCGAGGCCAGTGTCACTAAAAGGAATGACAGTAGGATCAACTTCCAAAAATTCTGAATCACATGCAGCAAAAGAAACAAGTTATACCACAATACTAGTATGCAATGACTCGAAATACTTTGTGCATATGGATGATAAAACTGCATTCAACACCGGATGACGCTGTTACGAATCAACAAAATAGACGTACACATTAGTAGGATATGTACCACCAAGGCTTCAGTACAATGCAAAGATCATCACCTGAGGATTAGATATGATTATGCCCGAGAGATAAGTCAACAATTCGAGAACAGATTGTAGGGAGCTTTGAACTCCTCCAACCACACAACGATCACTTTCAGGGACATGATCCTGTCCAGGTCCACAAACGAGATGTCATAATATAAGTTTCAATCAAGAAGAATGACTAAAATGACAAATACATCAGAAATGTTTTTAGCATCTTTACCTGCATTTGCTGAATGACTGATAAGTCAAACATCCACAAACCCAAACGCGATACAGCCACACCAGCCATAAGCATAAATGCTGATAGAAATTTTGTGTGTACCCATATCGAAGCTACACATATCAACAAGCAAGTCCACTGCGTAGGTAACAGAATATGACTTGACTTAGAAAGCAACAGCGTTAAATGATCACTCTTTAATTTTGCTAGGAAATTCGGATCATATCTTGTCACCATACAGATTTCAGCTCCTTAAGTAAAGGGAAACCCGGTGCACTAGAGCTCCCGCTACACACAGAGTCCAGGGAAGGGCGGGACCACAAGGGTCTTGCACGCAaccttaccctgcatttctgcaaggggttgtttccacggcttgaacccaTGATCTCCTGCCTCCcagtcacatggcaacaactttttACCTGtttcaaggctccccttcaaattTTAGCTCCTTAAGTATTTGCTAGCTATATTTAATACCTGTGACCAGATTGACCAAAGACCTGTTCGAAGGGTTGAAATATGTGATTCTAAGATGGGGTAGAGAAATGTTGCAGCTATCCCTATTGTTGCGCTTACTCCACGTGCAATTCCAATGACATATGCAGGAATTCCTTCCCATTCAAGAGTAGCAGTCATTAACGTTCCAAAGCTGTTGCACGAATTagattaaaaaacaaataaatatacccTCGACGTATTATATAAAAGAAATTTTACTAGAAAGTTAAAAGTTTTCCTAGGTAGCATTAAAACATGTGTAGTTGCTAATTTCAAGAATGATTGTTGCAGatgattttaaattcaattgCATAATTATGAGTAACATTACTAAGTTTTACCTGAGTACAGTAAAAAAAAGCAACGCAAGGGCTAGGCCTGGGAGGACTACATCTTGCTGCAAGTACACTTTCCACGCAGAAAGGCAAGGTAATCTTGAGATGGAATCAATTATTTTCCTCCAGAGATTTTCAGATTGCTCGAATCCAATTTCATCCGAGTGAAGCGAGCTTTTCTGTTCATGAGAAATAGCGGGGCTTAAATCCGAGTGCTCTGGCAAAGATCTTGAGACCCTCCTCAGGCTGCTTTCTCTTAGAGCTGGAATCCCACTGTATACAGATGTAAGAAGCCAGTATTCCAAGCACACGGATATAATGTTCCAAAGAGCTAGAGTCATGGCTGATGCAGTTAGAGAAACAAAGCTGATAATGAAGCCAGTAACCACTGGTGCAAATAGCTTGCAAATCAAATCTATTCGTCTTATGATTGAATTCATCTTTGTTAAAAGCCCGGGAGGATGGCCTTCTGATATTACAACTACCCTGCCAATAATGTTCAGTTGTAAACACCTACAAAATGTTATGaatgaaaattttaagaaaaggaGGTCCGCCAAAACAGTCAGATAGCTCACCATTCTCTTTCAATCAAGATGGTTCCGGCAAGAGTTGAAAGCACACCAACAGCTCCAGATATATTAATTAAACTGACAAGTGAGATAAACGCCATTAGATTGACCGATATCAAGTCTGCGCGGATTAAAAGAGCAATTACTGCACCTCCAGCCACAACAAATGAGATATTTTGGCTTAGCAGCCAAAGTTGGAGAACCTGCAACAAAGTTTGAGGATTGTATACCTAATCAAAAGTAAACATTATGCAATAACATCTTGAAATGTAAATAAAATGCCAGAAACTTGTGTGCGTGCGTCCTATTCTGAGTCTTTCTACCACGAAATGTTTAGTATGTAAAATAGTACGCAATATCTGGGAAACCACCCAAGGCAACAATTGAGGCAAAGTTGTTGTATGAGTGATTAAACAACGCTAGTAGATGAAAATTGTTGGGGagcagtaataataataataacagttaataatactgaatatcaaataaatattattaagatattattttaagtgatatattaattatacttgagtcgtgctaggcactgtcctaagaaactatttcagccGTGTGAAATGTTTCCccaggattaaacaagcacttccctaattaattagaggatacAGGAATCAACAAATTTATTAAAACAAATACCAAGTTAAACTATAATGActctgtcctaagaaactatttcagccGTGTGAAATGTTTCCCCAGGATTAAACAAGTACTTCcctaattaattagaggatacAGGAATCAACAAATTTATTAAAACAAATACCAAGTTAAACTATAATGACTAAATTATTAAGAAGAGAAACTAAAGAGaattttttgaatgtttttcTTAAGAGTTAAAGATTGCAGTAAGGATTGAGGGACTATTTATAGGTAAGACTTAGCTTCTCAAGTACACCTCTTGATGGTTTCCAAAGTAAGCCTTCTCAAGTATATCTTTTAATGGCTTCTAGAGTAAGCCTTCTCAAGTATATCTCTTGATAGCTTCTAGAGTAAGCCTTCtcaagtatatcttttgatggcTTCTAGAATACATTTAAAGACATGGCTTTTTCAATACACTTtaaatgtaaattattttgaaataactaaataatttcctacaatccccacattatttcaaaataattaatagaaaaagaattttaacttgctggatttgcatggacaaaatgcagtaggtttggtgtcttctagactatgaaccaaacttagaccaataaaatttaacttatagAATTACCAGTGAAATATACTATTTCTATGAACCGAATAACTCTTGTTGTAAGCCAGAGActttatcaatcacattttgaTCGTAATTTTGTTGTTCAATGCGGTTTTGCGCCAATAGGCTATGCGCGTGCCTGGTATTCATGAGAGCTCTAGAGACTAAGGCCAAAGTTTCATAAGAATGGCCTCATTAAACTTCtcatataggtgaattcatcaagtgtacactGCTTTAAATACACCATCCACAATAACTCATCCCTCCATTTTTAGTAGCAGTTTAAGCACTCTCAATAAGGGCGCAGAGTTAATATCgacttgttattacccatatgaaTCTACTTCATGGGATCTCCAATCATAAAGGTTGGGTTACCATCTCTATTGACAATTATATTGGCCTTAACCCCATTTCTTTtaatgtttgaagaattaatttccTTCCCACGGGTTTAGTTAGTGAATCAGCCAAATTCAATTCTGACTTCACATAATCAATGGAAATTATTCCATCTCTCAGCAACTGCTTAACAATATTATGCCTCAATTTCATGTCTTCTCTTACAACTATAAGATTTATTCTTCGCAATAGCAATTGCGGCTTGACAATCACAGTGTATATATATAGGCGGCATCGGATCATTCCTTTTTAAAGGGATATTAGacaacagatcatcctttttcaaagggCTATGAGGCAACAGATCGTCCTTTTTTAAAAGGGATAtttgctaagaaatttcttagcccTGATGGCTTCCAAAGTAAGCCTTCTCAAGTATATCTTTTAATGGCTTCTAGAGTAAGCCTTATCAAGTATATCTCTTAATAGCCTCTAGAGTAAGCCTTCTCAAGTATATCTCTTGATGGCTTCTAGAATACATTTAAAGATATCACTTTTTCAATAcactttaaatataaattattttgaaataactaaataattttctACAAAAATTACCAAAGCAATTATTGGTAAAAGTTCTTTATTTAGGATGTGCAGGGGCCTAATAAGAAAGAATGAGAACTAACCTCCACATATGTGAACCTATCCACCCACTGTCCAATGAGAGGACCAAACAATGCTGTAGAAGCAGACTCCACCACCCCATAAGCAGCCGTTAGAAGTAAAGAATCTGACCAAACGTTGATCATGTACAGACCAACAGAGAATTCCCACATCCTACAATTAGGAAAATATTCAGAAAATACTATGTTCCTATGATTGAATTAAACAACGACGATGGTCATATAATAGCATAATGACATGAATCTTACACTATACTCAATTTTATAGTGTTACTCTCTAACTCCCTAATCCGAACACCAAGAAAGTCATTAATGCCGGACTAAATTGCACAATTTTGTTACTGCTTCACACACCCTCCAACATGTTCATGTTATTCTGCATTATTACTAATTCACAGGAAGCGGAAAACCACAATGTCCATTTCAACACTACAATGTGTCGAAATGAATAGGCAGACAAATATAGAGAAGCCTAAAGGTTAATTTTCCAATGTGTTCATCCAGAGAAAGAGTTTTGCTTCAAATTAAATATTAGTTCCGTTGAGTTTACACAAAATGGTCATAGACATGAAGGTTTAAGTGCAAATTTACTCAAATGTGAGGAAATTAAAGTGTACCTGAATTTCTCAATTGTAAGAAGTCATGGTGAAAATTGCTCTAGATGGTCTTTTTGCTAAAAGATCAGTTCAAGAAATTGTTTTCCAATGACAGcacaaaaataaaacctaattaATCTAAATAGCTGCTTACCCAACCGCTTCAACTAAAAATAGCAACTAGATGTATACTGTTATAACTGCGCATAACTAATGTTAATTCATGTATACAGTTTGATAAAGTAAACAATTAATCCAACGGGCTATTTGTGAAAATATTCCTAAATCAACCTTTTTTAAATAGAATTTAGAGCTTAATAACTCCTAATATAACTGGAAATtcataaaaacaagaaaaaagaaaacttaaaatgcctagaaacaacaaaagaaaggAGGCAAAGAACACCGAATTTGCATAACAGTGAATAATCTGGAGacatttgataattgaatacTAGCTTTACTGCTCTAGCACACCAAGCACAATTCACAAATCAAAATCTTTGCATTAAAActggaaaaataaattaaaaatagactGCATAAGAGTGAACCTGGCACTCCATCTggataggaaatgaccaaaatatagataattgagaAGAGCTTTTGGGAATGGCGGCATCTGATTTTCTTGCGAAATCAATAGCTCGTTCAACATGACTACGctgatttagtttttttttttcttcttaattctcTCTTTAATAATTTGAACAACATAATTTTGGGCCAGTCAATACATATTATGgagttgattttttatttaaaagacaaaaaatataaGTTGAGGGTTATTGTATTAATTAATTGTGATGCAGGAGGCAAGATCTTCCTTAGTCACGTTAATTTTACGTTATTTTCAAATATTGAGTTAAATTCCACGTTATAATTAAGtgccacataagaaattaaatattaaaataaatttaattaaataaacaactttTATAAATGGtagaaaaatttcaataatcatgttcttgatgtTTGCTTACAAATTGATCATCAAATTTATTCTAAATAGTTGAAATTACtcttcaattaatttaaattttcaactataaattcaaatatacaaacacaataaatttttaattttcaattttgagtgtCTTTGACAAATCCACAAAAAGTCATTTATTGTCCTTTAAATTTGAACTTCAAGCTTTTCCAAACTTATTCAtgaagggatcgtttggtagagtgtattgaaaaaacTAAAACATGCATTAATTAATATGTATTGCTAGTACCTTGTTTGATATACTCTATTATGTATTAAGGTGTGTGGTAGTAATACAAATCATtctctatgtattagtaatacaataaCTCTAAGCACatgcattaatttattaaatgacattattacCCCTCAAAATATTTTTCCACTTTCTTTTTCCATCATTATCTCATTCCCCAATTCCTTTCCACCATTTTTAAAAACACTGCCATCTCTCTTGTTGTATGTACTTTTCCATGACCATAGCATATCcccattcttttcttctttacgACATAGTCTACACCAGGCaggcaaaataaaaaagaaagagttgtccatttttagatcagaagaaaaaaatttaaaaccagAAAAAAATGCAGCATCTCCTTCAGGGTACTCTTGGTGCTACTTGTTAATGTTGATTGTATTTTCTTCTATTCCTTGAAAACAGAGTGTACaagaaagggtattttggtaacaacattttttataaaaattatgtaaaatatattttatctttaatacatcaaaccaaacaactGTATGAAAAATAATGTCTGCATAACTAATACCAACATTCTAATACTTGAATTaataatgcaagcattactaatacactttatttaacattattttatacactctaccaaacggcTCCTTAgttcattaatttttgaatttccaccatcactcactttcaattcaagTTAAAAtgttaatcttaaaaaaaattgaaaaatttgaatTGAGAAAGTGAtttgcacaaaaaaaaaaaagtaagttgAAGGAAATTTGTTTTTTTCGAAGAAGaaagataaattatatatttttttgagtgCGGTGAAGGTGGGGgctgaataaaaaaaaatagtggagTGAAGTGGTGCAGATGGGGTGGGCatgataaagaagaaagaaaaataattggagAGAGAATGGGTTTGGGGTGGGGGTGACGGcacaaaaaagaagaaagtaaaaaattaaagagaagagGGGGTTGGGGGAGGGGGGTTAGGGAGGAGAGAGGGGTTGTATGggtttaaaaaattgaaaagaaaaaaggttTGGGGGAGaggagtttttttttctttttaatttttttgaaatcattttaatttaaaatgaatgCTCAATTGCTTCCACGTACATGTAGTTACATGTCGTGTTCAACTCAATCACCTTAATGTCACATAAGTTTGGTGAACGATCAGAGgggtttaaaatattaaatttattgagTTGAGAAGTTAAAATGACAAAAAGCTAAGAAGAGATGTTCACTTTATAAATTCAAACAAGTACAAGGGTCCAGTAGACTATTTCACCAATAGAAAACTTACAACTTTCAATAATttagatacaaaactaaaaaaactgaaataattaCCACAATAATTTCATGCTAATATAGATGTCTCCAACTGTAAGATCCCATAAGATCCTAGTCCATTTCAATCTTATATTACATGCCAAGAGGGTCCAattcttagaaaatttagctaagtgttagtgacttagtcttattttggaaCCTAAACTCCGATGAATTTTATTTCTACCTTTCCGGTCTTAGAATGTCGATTtccaagttgattcatgatcagggtcacccataggtcatctcaggtgagttttgaattttccGAACAATGTTTGAGGGatgtttggatgatcaaaatagtAAGCCAATGCAATCAAGTCATATTGCGTTGGTCATCGCGTCGGCACTCGTGACGCGATGAGTCGTCCATCGCATCGGGTTGATCGATGCGGTGCATCATTCGTAGCGTCACTGGACGCATTTTATGTAATTAATTCTGAGTCTAGAGGGGTAGTTAAGTCATTTTTCCCACTTTTATTCAGCCAAAAACACGAAATCAAGGATTAGAAAAGGCAAAATTCACTCAtctttcacaaattctctcaagaacaaaaacctaagttcatcaagttcaagcaATCACCAACAACTCTCACGAATTCAAttactaaggtatgttaggtgttcatcctcgggtcccttccactcttggagtctaagaacctcttttaaattcaaattatgagtttcacatgatttatattaatttatgtccatgtatgtgttgttATTTGAGTTTCAAGTTAAGAAAATAGGAGTTTCATGTAAAGTAAACTAATGTGTATATTGAGTGGTGTAAATCTCAtgtcaaacccttgaattatgagttGATTGTTGTAGTCATGATACACTAACATGTTGATGATTCTCGTATACAAGATCATGCctcccaagtgtttgacaaaatgtctaagtgaatgaattTTGCACTGTGATCTATTTGTTATGCTTTTAAAGTTATGGTATGGTCCTTTTGTcaatgatatcgagtcctgggggttatgatacccaaaatttagttgtttacttagttttcaaTAGTTACCAAAGGGTCCCAGTCATATCATGAGCAGTAATACTCGGTTAGTTAACATGGtcagtgtgagttcagtcaagcttagcccagtctagtgatcagtgtcacttcagttgggaataggattcagcactgagcgaactcAAGGATGGGGGAATTCCGTCCAGGTTAGGGTACGATCCTTAATAGTAGtccttgagttacagaactacgtagccagcgtaggttgacgTGTCTTCCTGCCATATTAGGGttgacatacatatatatatatatatatatatatatatatatatatatatattataagtctttctaccagattagggttgacccaaccaGTGTTAGTAATCTGTGGAagggtactaacacccttccaactggggttacagttggaccccaatcagtctatattggggcatgtcgctTAGATGAtagcttccacagtctcagtttcagtattcagtacataactcagttcaattttgcttgaccatagctagcagttattagttaatcagttattAGAATCAGTACTTCATTTTCATACTATTTCAGATACatgatatatgcttggtcttgcatgttcagtattgttccttagtttcagttttgcatgtactctaaTACGGTTACTTTGTGATATTTAGTCAGTTGTCATTCTATACACgtgaacccatgtatattagcctaacctcacctagagtactagtacattcaaagtactgaccacatactcttctttgcgctatgatgtcctatatcataggtttgaacgcaCGGGTTCCTGACCGTACCTAGACAGATTAGCCTATCAGCAACAGttatcgtggtgagtcctcatctatcgaagATATAGGTTTAAATCAGTTAttatagtatttcagtattttcttctattgtcaGATAgttttggagttagttagggcctgtcccatcaactctttaattttagttgtttagaggcttttagacacttTCAGTCAGCTAATTGTTTCAGTTCTTATCATTTATCAGATAGTGgtatttagtattattattccatattttgaaccttatggcaagttcagattaaattccacatatgtttttattactattattaaatgctcacagcaggtaccaatcatgggttagcttgtgatcctttggggttgtaatcaccgtgtgatgcccagggtgtactctcagtacattacaaacttggtatcagagcctaaggttctaaagtgtcTTAGTGAATCTTAAAttcgcattgagtagagtcttatgcatgggtgtgaagtgcgccacactttttgacaggaggctatgagatattttagaaaaatttttccttcttttagtattcatattgtgcgaatgagcatgagctcaagttaaattctctatctaattcaactcttccttctatttacagaacatgcctcccagaaagactaacggAAGAAGGAATGGAAATTAGCCAGCACCACCGCCctttcaggaagatcccctgaatgagcatgtttctcatgcagagttcagagctgcattcactactctagcttaCTTTGTAGCAGTTCAGAACAATCAACCATCTTCTATCCCAGCTAACCTAGTGGTCAATACTGCCGCAGCCAAGATTCAAGACTTCACttgaatgaaccctccttcattttcaagatccaagtttgatgaggatccgcaggaattccttgacatgattcagaaggtgactgacattatgggtgtgacttctagtGAAAGTGATGAACTGGctgcttaccagttgcaggatgtagctcacacctggtttaaacAGTGAAAAGAagataggggcacagatgcagggccGATAGAATAAAAAGAGTTTGCttcagccttcttagatagatttttccctttggagttgagggaagattAGGTGTTGGAGTTCATTAACTTGAAGAAGGGCAACATGAGGGTGAAGGAGTATTTTCTCATGTTTACTCAACTAGAtaggtatgcttctcatgtggtagcGGATAgaaggtctaagatgagcaagttcgtgtctggtgtatctgacagtgtggtcaaagagtataggaccacaatgttgattaaggagatggacttgtctaggttgatagtctatgcttaacagattgaggaacaaaaaactAAGGAtagagagagggagaacaagagggctagaatagatAACTTTAGTTTTACTCAATcgaagttagaaggtggtaaccatccttagtTATGCTTGAAATCTTCAGTCCCAACCCCGTCTTTGGCTAGTGCACCAATTTCCAAATTCAGGAATGACAATAAGGATAgggtgctaggctctaagtcttagggtagtatgaatagtgctcgaataaatcctctttgtcaaaaatatggtaggaactatcagggtatctatagagctggcagtgatatatgCTTCAATGTCACTAGGTAG
Coding sequences:
- the LOC107845957 gene encoding solute carrier family 40 member 2 isoform X3 encodes the protein MLNELLISQENQMPPFPKALLNYLYFGHFLSRWSARMWEFSVGLYMINVWSDSLLLTAAYGVVESASTALFGPLIGQWVDRFTYVEVLQLWLLSQNISFVVAGGAVIALLIRADLISVNLMAFISLVSLINISGAVGVLSTLAGTILIEREWVVVISEGHPPGLLTKMNSIIRRIDLICKLFAPVVTGFIISFVSLTASAMTLALWNIISVCLEYWLLTSVYSGIPALRESSLRRVSRSLPEHSDLSPAISHEQKSSLHSDEIGFEQSENLWRKIIDSISRLPCLSAWKVYLQQDVVLPGLALALLFFTVLSFGTLMTATLEWEGIPAYVIGIARGVSATIGIAATFLYPILESHISTLRTGLWSIWSQWTCLLICVASIWVHTKFLSAFMLMAGVAVSRLGLWMFDLSVIQQMQDHVPESDRCVVGGVQSSLQSVLELLTYLSGIIISNPQVMIFALY
- the LOC107845957 gene encoding solute carrier family 40 member 2 isoform X2, encoding MLNELLISQENQMPPFPKALLNYLYFGHFLSRWSARMWEFSVGLYMINVWSDSLLLTAAYGVVESASTALFGPLIGQWVDRFTYVEVLQLWLLSQNISFVVAGGAVIALLIRADLISVNLMAFISLVSLINISGAVGVLSTLAGTILIEREWVVVISEGHPPGLLTKMNSIIRRIDLICKLFAPVVTGFIISFVSLTASAMTLALWNIISVCLEYWLLTSVYSGIPALRESSLRRVSRSLPEHSDLSPAISHEQKSSLHSDEIGFEQSENLWRKIIDSISRLPCLSAWKVYLQQDVVLPGLALALLFFTVLSFGTLMTATLEWEGIPAYVIGIARGVSATIGIAATFLYPILESHISTLRTGLWSIWSQWTCLLICVASIWVHTKFLSAFMLMAGVAVSRLGLWMFDLSVIQQMQDHVPESDRCVVGGVQSSLQSVLELLTYLSGIIISNPQRHPVLNAVLSSICTKYFESLHTSIVV
- the LOC107845957 gene encoding solute carrier family 40 member 2 isoform X1; its protein translation is MLNELLISQENQMPPFPKALLNYLYFGHFLSRWSARMWEFSVGLYMINVWSDSLLLTAAYGVVESASTALFGPLIGQWVDRFTYVEVLQLWLLSQNISFVVAGGAVIALLIRADLISVNLMAFISLVSLINISGAVGVLSTLAGTILIEREWVVVISEGHPPGLLTKMNSIIRRIDLICKLFAPVVTGFIISFVSLTASAMTLALWNIISVCLEYWLLTSVYSGIPALRESSLRRVSRSLPEHSDLSPAISHEQKSSLHSDEIGFEQSENLWRKIIDSISRLPCLSAWKVYLQQDVVLPGLALALLFFTVLSFGTLMTATLEWEGIPAYVIGIARGVSATIGIAATFLYPILESHISTLRTGLWSIWSQWTCLLICVASIWVHTKFLSAFMLMAGVAVSRLGLWMFDLSVIQQMQDHVPESDRCVVGGVQSSLQSVLELLTYLSGIIISNPQNFWKLILLSFLLVTLASTLYSIHVYRVRKHLFHFEKFN